The nucleotide sequence GTGCGGCGGAGCCGCGCGATGCGGTCGAGGATTTTTACGAGAAGCGGCGCAGCCAAGAGCGTGAAGACCATGCCGGGAAGAGCCGCCGCGACGAGCGCCCATGCGCCCTTGCCGACGACGAAACTCAGCGTGATGCGGGCGGTGAAGGTGCCGAGCGGCCCTGCGAGCGCTACCGTCCAATAATGGCGGCCGAAAAGTACGAAGACGAGCCCGACGACGAGGCGGAACTGCATGGCGATGGCGACATTGAAGAGGTTCTGCGTGCCGAGCAGGAGGCCGACGAGACTCGACAGGACGCCCGCCAGAATGTAGCGCTTGAAGCCGAAGACGGCGCAGATCGCGACGGCCAGAGGGGCGGAGAGTTGAAACTCCAGCCCTGGCGCCAGGCTCGGCAACTTGATGGCTCCCGTGACGGTGATCAGGGCGGCGAGCAAGGCGATTTCGGTCACGTCGGAGGTGGAAACGGCAAGTTTTTTCATGGGAAACGCTCCTTTTTTACGGAATCACGGGTGAGTCGAACGGCTTTATCGCACCTGTGATTCCTTTTTATTGTTTCAGCGTACATGTTTTGCGCAGTATTGTCAACTGTAAAATAAATAAAGTTGACAATAAAATAAACAAGGTCTATTCTATAGAAAGATTTTTGATGGAAGGAGTGTTTCTGCATGGCGCTTTACAGTCTGAAAATGCGGGCGGAAAAGAACGCGGGGAAGCGCGAGCACGTGTCGGGCGCGGAGAAAATCTTGTCGGAGGAGGAACTGCCGGAACATTTGGCGGCGCTTCTTTCGCGCGCCCTGCACCACGCCAAGGGCAAGGCGGATTTCGTGAACTTCAAGGTGGAGGCGATCGCGCCCGAGGCGGTGGAGCATCTGCCCGCGCTTCCCGTCTCGACGGTCGAGGTTGAGACGCCTGCCGAGGGGCGGCGCGTGATTATCGACGCCTTGGAAAACCTTGGTTTGAAGAACGGCGAAGCCATCTTGGCGAAGTTTTCCGAGACGTATGGGATGCGCGGCGCAATGCTGCTCGATGCGGACACGCTCGAACGCTTGGAGCCGGACGCCGAACGCGGCCTGCGTGCGACGTACATGGACGCCGAACGTGCTGCAAAAGGGGCGTCCGACTGCAAGAACCACTTCGCCGAAGCCGTCGTCCTCGCGACGAAGGTCGTCCATGCGCCGCACATCGTCGCGGAGATCTGCGTGTCCGACGATCCCGACTATGTGACGGGCTATGTGGCGGCGCAGTCTTTCGGCTATCGCCGCATCACGAAGCTCAAGGAGGCGGGATCGCCCGACGGCGGACGCATCTTCCTCTATCGCGGTTCGCGCGACGGCGTCGCCGACACGATTCGCTATCTGGAAAAGCAATGCGTGCTCGTGCGCGGCGTGCCGGACAGTCCGGCGGGGAATGTGCGTCCGCAGGGCATGGAGGAAATGCTCGCCGAAGAGCTGGCGGCGAAAAAGGCGCGCCATCTTTGCCGCGAGATGCACGAGATCGACTCGGCGCAGGCCGCACACGTCACGGTCGGCGGTGCGGAAAAGCTGCTTCTGGCGTCGAACAACTACCTTGGACTCGTCGATCATCCGCGCCTCAAGCGGGCGGCGCAGGAGGCCGTCGAGCGCTACGGCTGCGGCTCCGGCGGCTCGCGGCTGACGACGGGCACGCTTCCTCTGCACACGAAGCTGGAAGAGGAGCTGGCGGCATTCAAGGGGACGGAGGCGGCGCTCCTCTTCGATACGGGCTACATGGCGAATGTCGGCATCCTTTCCGCGCTTGGTCAGAAAGGCGCAGTTTTTTTCAGCGACGAACTCAACCATGCGAGCATCATCGACGGCTGTCGCTTGAGCCGCGCCAAGACCGTCGTCTATCGCCACAGCGATATGCAGGATTTGGAAGAGAAGCTCGCCGCCCATGCTCAGTGTCCGGGCGTCATCGTCTCCGATGCGGTGTTCAGCATGGACGGCGACATTGCCAATCTGCCGCGCATCTTGGAGCTTGCGCGAAAGTACCATGTCTGGAGCATGGTGGACGAAGCGCACTCGACCGGCGTGATCGGCGCGACGGGGCGCGGTATATGCGAGCATTTTTACTTAAGGGAGAAGCCCGACGTCCTGATGGGGACGCTGTCGAAGGCTTTGGCGAGCGAGGGCGGCTACGTCTGTGGCAGCCGGCTCTTGATCGACTATTTGAAGAATACGTCTCGCAGTTTCATCTTCTCGACAAGCCAATCGCCCGCCAATCTCGCCGCCGCGTCCGCGGCGCTGCAGCTCCTGCAGGAAGAGCCGGAGCGCGTCGCCCGCCTGCAGGAAAATGTCCGCGTGTTCTGCGCGGCGCTTGCCGAGCATGGCGTTGAAGCCCGGAGCGAGACGGCGATCGTGCCGCTGATCGTCGGCGAAGAGTCCCTGGCGGTGAAAATAGCGAAGGATTTGGAGCGGCAGGGCATCCTCGTATCCGCCATCCGCCACCCGACGGTGGCGAAGGGGGCGGCTCGCCTGCGCGTCGCCTTGGCTGCGACGCATACGGAGGAGGAGCTGAAAAGCGCGGCGGCGCGAATTGCATCGTGCATGAGGGGAGCTTGCTGAAAGACGGGCGAATGTCCGCCTTTCAGTAAGCGTAGCATTTAGCATGAAGAGACATTGAGCCTGCTTGCCGCACAACGTCGCGCTTGTTGTTGCCACGATGTACGATTTGGCATATAATACTTTCATGATGAAAGGGGCTACAGACGATGATGGCAGTGCAGCAGCAATGAATCTCAAACCTTTTTTGAAGTGGGCCGGAGGCAAGGGGCAGCTCATCCATGAAATCGCCCGATACTATCCCTTTGAAGACAGCCGCATAAAAAAATACGCCGAACCTTTCGTTGGAGGCGGCGCGATCCTCTTCGATATATTGAGCAAGTATGATCTGGAAGCTGTTTATATCAGTGATGTAAACAGCGAACTCATCAATACCTACTGTACGATTCGAGATCATGCGGACGAATTGATTCACTTGCTCCTTCTTATGCAAAACGAATTTACGGCACTCTCCGCAGAGGAGCGGAAGATCTGCTATACCGAGAAACGCGCACGTTTCAACGATCTGAAAATGCACGAGAACAAAGCAGACAGCAAGGAACGTGCTGCCTTGATGATTTTCCTCAACCGAACCTGTTTCAATGGCTTGTTCCGTGTCAACAAAAAAGGATTCTTCAACGTCCCCATGGGCGCTTACAAAAATCCAACCATCTGCGATGAAGCTAATCTTCGAGCCGTGGCGGAAAAATTAAGAAACGTGACGATTGTATGCGCGGACTATCGAGGATCTGCCGATTTTATCGACAAGCATACCTTCGTTTATTTTGATCCTCCTTATCGACCGCTCACGGAAACCGCACGGTTTACAGCTTATACAAAAGACTCCTTCGACGATGCGGCGCAGATTGCTTTGGCAAAGTTTGTGGATGACATGAGCACGAAAGGCGCAAAAATTGTCGCCAGCAACTCCGATCCCAAGAATGTAAACAGCGAAGATAACTTTTTTGAAGACATCTATCGCGCACACAAGATTCATCGAGTGAATGCCGTTCGCATGATCAACAGCAACGCCGATGCACGCGGCAAGATACAGGAACTTCTTATATCAAACTTTTAAGGAAGGTATATGTCCTGAAAGTTTTAGCGTGAAAGTCCAAGAAGCCAAGCCCGAAGGCGCAGACCGATTGGCCGGGCTTCTGTAAGGGCGGCGCACTTTTGTCCAAAAAGTGGACGTTTGTGCGTATAGTTTCCCATTGACGAATCTCCGCCTTTTTTCTATAATGGGAAGGTATTTGGCTATTGGCAGACTTAGAAAAGAGACGATTTGATGCGGAAATTTGCCTGGATGTTGAGCATGACAGCGCTTCTCCTTTTCCTCGCGAGCACCGTTTGCTTTGCTGAGGACGAGGGGCGACGTTTTGTGGATGCTCGCGGCGATACGGGATATTTCGTGGACGTCACGACGATTTCCATCGACAGCAATCATGAGTATACGGCGGATGTCGCCATCATCAAGGCAAAGGAGAACCGCCTCTTTTCCTATCGCATGCACTTCGACTTCGCTGCGCGCACCTACCAGATTCTTCGTTCTGCGACGATGACGTACGATACGCGCGAGGTGTCCCAGAGCGTGAAGACGCCCCTGCCGGCGGCGCCCTATGTGCCTGGCTCGCCGATTGCAGCCATCGTCGACTATCTCTACGCATGGCAGCGAGGTTTTGAAAAATGAGCGGTGCGTCCAAAAACGCCTGCCTCTTTTCTGCGGCGAACGAAAGATGTTTCATCCGAGCGCATTCCATTCAGCGCAGGTGAAAATTTTCAATTAAGCGACATAAGAAATAATAAATATTTGTTCATTTTTATTGAAAAAGGGGTTGCAAAGTCTTTTTAGATATGTTATCCTTATGTTGCTAGGAAATAGAACCCATTAAGCACCCGGAATCCATGCTCGTCCCGACGAGCGTTGCGGAAGAGTTGGCGGTTGAGGTCGGGAAGTCCCACCGCTTTCAGGACTCTTTCCGCGAACATGGGAAATTTCGGCTGTAGGCGGCAGCGATTTTTCGTCGTCGTGCCCGGAGGTCAGTCCTCACAAGGGTCTTTGAAGAGCGATGCATTTGAAGCTCTCGGGCAGATTTCCTACGTTCATTTCGGTGATGTCGAAACTGTTGCGAGGGGGATGCGAAGCAATTCGCGCTCCCGCGGACATTGCCGTATGAATCCGTGTCGCCTTTCGCGAGGAGGTTGTTCGTGCATCGTGCGCGGGCTGCTGCAGCCGCCTTGCGGCGAGGCTGATAGGGTGCAGTTGGGATCAGAGAGAGTTCTGTCGGGGCGGGTCGCCTATTCGCCCCGTGGCTGCATGAAGGAGAATGGGACGGTGGGTGACCACCGTCTTTTTTCGTTGCCACGGAAAATAATCTGTATTATAATGAAGGACATAATTGCCAATGGAAGGGAAGGGATTTTATGGCAGAAACGGCATGGGCTGTTCTTCCGCCCGTCATCACCATCGTGCTGGCGCTCGCGACGAAGGAAGTCTATATGTCGCTGATCATCGGCATTTTCTCAGGAGCTATGCTCTACGCGAATTTCAATGTCCTCGAAGCGATCCTCACGATGTTCGCAGTCATGGAGGCGAAGGTCGGGGCAAATGTCAACATCCTCGTCTTTCTTGTCATCCTCGGCATCCTCGTCGCCGCCATCACGCGCTCGGGCGCGACGAAGGCTTACGGCGACTGGGCGGTGCGCACGATTCAGGGCAGGCGCAGTGCGCTCGCGATCACGGCGCTCCTCGGCATCGTCATCTTCATCGACGACTACTTCAACTGCCTGACGGTCGGCACGGTCATGCGCCCCGTGACGGACAAGTTCAAGATCGCGCGCACGAAGCTCGCCTACATCATCGATGCGACGGCGGCGCCCGTGTGCATCCTCGCGCCCATATCGAGCTGGGCGGCAGCCGTCGGCTCGTCGCTGCCTGAAGGCAGCAGCATCGACGGGTTCGGCCTCTTCCTGCAGACGATTCCGATCAATCTCTACGCATGGCTGACGCTCATTTTCATGTGCTTCCTCGTGTGGTCGGAGAAAGATTTTTCCGAGATGGGCGCCTCGATCCGCAAGAATGAGCGAGAGTTCTATGTTCCGCCCGAGTACGCCGATGTCAAGGAGGAGAAGATCGAGGGCAGGGGCAAGATCTACGATCTCCTGCTTCCCTTAGCAGTGCTCATCGCCGCGTGCATCTACGGCATGCTCTACACGGGCGGCATCCACGACGGGCTGAGCGTCGCCGAGGCTTTCGCGAACTGCGATTCGTCGAAGTCGCTCGTGCTCGGCTCCTTCATCGCCTTCGTCTTCACGGGACTCCTCTACCTGCCGCGCCGTGTCGTTTCCTTCAATGATTTCTGCACGAGCTTCATCCTCGGCTTCAAGGCGATGTCGCCCGCGCTCTTCATCCTGTGCCTCGCGTGGACGCTCTCGGGCATCTGCAGCGACAAGTACCTCGATCTCGGCGGCTACGTCGGCCAGCTCGTCAGCGCCAATGCGGGCGTCATCACGTTCCTGCCCGTCATCTTCTTCCTCGTCGGCGCAGGCCTCGCCTTCGCTACGGGAACGTCGTGGGGCACGTTCGGCATCTTGATTCCGATCGCCATCGCCATCGTTGGCACGGACAGCCCCGTGCTCGCGCTTTGCGTCGCGGCGATCCTCTCGGGCGCTGTCGCAGGCGATCATGCGTCGCCGATTTCCGATACGACGATTCTCGCATCTGCGGGCGCACAGTGCCACCATATCGACCATGTATCGACGCAGATTCCCTATGTGCTCGTCGTCGTCAGTGTCTGTGTCGTTGGCTACATCGTCGACGGCCTCACGATGAACGGCTGGCTGGGACTCGCTGTCGCGTTGGCGATCCTCGCCGTCGTCATGGCCGTTGTCTACTGGAAAGTCCCCGTGCCGCTCAAAGACCGCAGCGCGGACTGAGAAAGCTGCAAAGCAAACAGCTGCCGTACGTTTGCGGCAGCTGTTTGCTTTACGGAGTGGAATTCATCCACACTTTTGGAAAGGAAAATATCTATGCTTGTCTACATGGTCGATCACGGCAAGTACCTCTTGCCCGAAGAAAGTCTCAAGCGCCGCCCCGAAGAGAAGCGCGGCCTTTACGTCAATATCACGAACGAATGTCCGTGCGCGTGCACCTTCTGCCTGCGCACGATGAAGGATATGCCCGAGGACATGAGCCTGTGGCTCGGCGGCAAAGAGCCGACGGTCGAAGAGCTCAAAGCGGCTCTCCTCGCTGCGCCTTGGGACTATGTGAAGGAAGTCGTCTTCTGCGGCTTCGGCGAGCCGACGATGCGCCTTGCCGACCTCATCGAACTGCTGCGCTTCGTCAAGGAGCAGCATCCCGCCTTGCCGACGCGCGTCAATACGAACGGCCTCTCGGATCTCGTTTACGGCCGTGACACGGCGGCGGACTTCGCGGGCGGCATCCTTGATACCGTTTCCATCAGCCTCAACGCGTCGAATGCCGAGCGCTATCTGGCGCTGACGAGAAGCGAGTTCGGCATCGAATCCTTCGAAGCGATGCTCGCTTTCGCTGAGAAGATGAAGGCTTATGCGGGGCATGTCGTCCTGACGATCGTCGAGAAGGTCGAGGGCGCGGAAGAAATCGCAAAGTGCCGCGCACTGTGTGAGGCGCGGGGGCTTGATTTGCGCGTGCGCACGTATGAGGGAAGCTGACGAAGGCCGGGTGGTGCGGTATATGTTTTCCGGTGCAGACGATTTGACGAATTTCGCATGGTGTCGTATAATAAATATAGAAAAGGTGCTGCTGGTAAACGGTCAGCCCCGCAATAAAACTACTAAATAAGATTAGCCGCCTTTAGCTTAGGGAACTGCGGGCGGCTATTCTTATGCCTTTAACGCAACGACGCAAATCGTCACGAGGAAAACCAACGACAAAAAATCGTACAGTTCCATGGGCAACACCCCCATTCGGGGGCTGAGAATCGACCGCCTACCGCTTGAGCAACACCATATATATTATAGCACAATAAGCAAGGTTACGGCGTTTTCCATCACATAAATTTTTCGTTTTCTTCCATGGGGCTTATTGAAACAGCAATAAACCCGCCGCAGGAGTCTCACGGGACTTCTCTCGGCGGGTTTATCTTTTGATCGTCATATACCCTTTTTCCTTCGTATTCAATTGTCTTGCATGGCGCTCCGCGATGAAGCCTCCATGCTGTATGAAGCGGTTCGATCGAACGGTTGTGATGGAATATCACAGCTTGATGCATCACTTGTCATCGTTCAAAATCCCGGGCTCGGCAGGTATCTCGGTTCCGATCTGGGGACTGCGCAATCTACTGAATGACCCTCGCGTACGCATCGACAAGGTGAAAGTTGCCACGGTCTTCTCCGCGCTGTTTCCGACGTTGTGCCTTTTTCCGCAATGCCTTCGGAACTGCCGGGCCGCTGCCCGTTCGTCAGTCCGCCGCTGCGGGATTCGTATGCAAAGTGTGCACTTCCTAGCCGGAAACCTTCAGGTGGAGAAGGAAAAGCTTATTCCTCAATAAACCTCACACCTTTCGTGTAACCATATTGAGAAGAGCCTGTTTCGGCTGACCGGCACTTGCCCTGCCCGCGGAGTCCGACCTGCATGCAGGCTTGTCCTCGTCGCTGGCGTTGCCCGTCCTTTCTCCTCTTTACGGCTTCATTATATCATGCGAGGAGACAAAATACAATATCGGTTTTGAATTTTCTAAAATATTTTTTGCAGGAACGGGAAGAAGTCTGTCGTATATAGGAAGCAGGAAAGGGGAAATGATCGTGAAACTCTTGAATTTCTATGCCGAGGACGGCGCCGTGCATATCGGTGCGAGCGACGGAGAGAAGACTGTCGATGTCAGCGCCGTCGGCTATAGCTGGGGTTGGCAGGAAATCTTTGCCGATTGGGAGAAGATCCGGCCGCAGATCGAAAGCGTCCTGCAGCACGCGAAGCCTTTGGCGCACGGTCTGCGCTTTGCACCCGCCGTGACGGCGCCGGGCAAGATTCTCTGCGTCGGGCTGAACTACGCGAGCCACCGTGCGGAGGTTCCCTTCGGGGCGCCCAAATATCCGGCGCTCTTCAGCAAGTTCAATAACGCGCTCAACGCTTCAGGCGGCGAGGTGCTCCTGCCCACGGGCGCGAAGGAGCTTGACTACGAGGCGGAGCTTGTCGTCATCGTTGGGAAAAAGGTCAAGGATGCATCCGAGGAAGAGGCAGCTGCCGCCATCTTCGGCTATACGGCGGGCAACGACTTCACGGCGCGGGACTTGCAGCGCCGCACCTCGCAGTGGCTGCTCGGCAAGACGCCCGACGGCTTCGCGCCGCTCGGCCCCTATATCGTGCCCGCCGCTGAGATCGATGTCTCGCATCTCGCCGTTCGGACGTTCGTCAACGGCGAGATGCGCCAGGACGGGCGGACATCGGACATGATCTTCTCGCCCGCTGCCATCGTCCGCTATATCTCGAAGTGCATGACGCTCGATCCCGGCGATGTCATCTTCACGGGCACGCCGCACGGCGTGATCTTCGGTCTGCCCGAGAAGGAGCGGCGCTGGCTCAAGGCGGGCGACGAGGTCGTCGTGAAGATCGAGGGCATCGGCGAGCTTCGGAATCGAATCGCTTAGAAGGAGCGCCGTTTTATCCTTGCGTCCTCCCAAGCGAGAGGCGAGAGGCGGCATGCGCTCGCTTGGGAACGCGGGCGTGTCAGTGAACTTCGCAATCTGCAATCGCTTGTCAATGATGCGGATTCGCGCATCTGCAGTGATATGAAAAAGCCCCCTCGCCGCATGTATGCGTGCGAGGGGGTGATGAGATGAACGATCTTCTGGCGGCGTTCGGCAGCTACGGCTTCCCGATGGCGGTCACGGCTTTTTTGCTCGTGCGCATCGAGGGGAAGCTCGGAGCATTGAACGACAGCGTGCGGGAGCTTTCGGGCATCATCGCGAAGAAGTGAGGGGAGATCCTCACTTCTTTTTTTTGCTGCGCGCTTCCTCGCGGCGCTTCGCCGCCTTCTCCTTCGCCTCGACTTTTTGCTGCTCCTTTTTCGCGCGTTCCTTGAGCGCGTAGTCGACGCCCATGCTCGCGAGCTTGTGCTTGATCGTCATGATCGGGTGGCGTAGCAGCATGCTCTTCTGGTTCGCCGTCATGATCTTGCGGAATTCGATGTTCTGACTCTTCGAGAAGCACGGGCTTTCGCAGCGGTCGCAGATCGGCTTCGTGATGCCGTAGGGACAGCGGTTCATCTTCATCAGCACGGTGGCAAGGAGCGCCGTGCACTTGGGGCACAGCTTGTCGCCCTCCGTGCCGTGCTCCTTGTGACAGTAAACGCCGAACGTCTTCTTGATGTTCGCCTTTTCCTTTGGAATATTGTTCTTGATTTCCGGCTGCTTCTTCTTGGGCAGGAATCTGGAAAAAATGCTCATATCTGATCTCCCTCGCGATTTTGTATAGTAGGTGAATAGAAAAGCGCTTCTTCTTAGTTTAACGGCAACAGGGTGGAAAATCAAGCGATTTGTGCTCTATGCGCTGATGTTTGCATCAAACTCCTTGAATATGAGGCCGCGTCTGGTATATAATGAAATGAATATCTTTAGTGGGAAAAGGGGGCGGCGATTTTTATGGAGCAGGAGAAGAGCGGATCGGAGTTTCCTCGCACTCAGATCGACAAGCTCAGCGCCAAGTCGCTGGATAATATTCTGAAGAGTACGGTCAGCACGATCGAGACGAATAAGACGCAGATCTTTGGCATCTATGAGGCGGCGCGCGGCGAGGTCGAGTCGAGCCGGCGCACGCTTGAGGATCTGCGCGAACTCACGCGCCAGACGATCGAGAAGGTCGATGAGCTTTCGGCAATCGAGCAGCGGGAGAAGAAGAAGCTCGCTGAGACGAGCAGCGATTTCAACAATTATTCCGAGGAGCGCATACGCGAGCATTACGAGTCGGTCAAGGACATTCAGATCGAGCTGAGCGTGGCGCGGGAAAAGGAGAGCCAGCTTCGTGCGCAGCGCGACGCCTTGGAGCTTCGCCTGCACGGTTTGAAGGAGATCTTGAAGACGGCGGAGCATCTGGCGATCTGCATCGGCTCGGTCTTGAGCTATCTGAGCGATCAGATCAACGGCGTCGTCTGGCAGATCGAGGAGGCGCAGAAGAGCAAGTTCATCGGCGCGCAGATCATCAAGGCGCAGGAGGAGGAGCGCTTGCGCGTTTCGCGTGAGCTGCACGACGGCCCGGCGCAGGACATCGCGAATCTCATCTTTCAGGCGTCGATTATCGAGCGCATGGTCGACCGCGATCCGGAAGAGGCGAAGCGTGGTCTGCAGGAGCTTCGCCAGCATATTCGCGGCTGTCTGACGGACATGCGCCAGATCATCTTCGACATGCGCCCGATGTCGCTCGACGATCTCGGCCTTGAGCCGGCGCTGCGCCAGCTGATCAGCAAGATGCGCGAGCGCGGCATGCTTGATGCTTCCATCGCCGTGGAGGGCGAGGAGCAGAAGCTCGCGAAGTATGCCGAGGTCAGCATCTTCCGCATCGTGCAGGAATCTTTGAACAACGTCAGCCGCCATGCGGGCGTCAAGAAGGCGGAGGTGCGCATTCTCTACACGGCTTCGGCGCTCGCCATCACGGTCAAGGACGAGGGCAGGGGCTTCGATCCCGATGCAGAAGAGGACGCCGTGCCGAGCGGGGAAGAGCAGTTTGACGACGATCGCGACGTCAACGATCCCATATTGAGGAACGCTTACGGCCAGTACGGACTCCTCGGCATGAGGGAGCGCGCCGCCATCATCGGCGCGGAACTCAACATCATCTCGGAGATCGGCAAAGGAACGTGCATCCATCTGCGCATGCCGTTCCGCCCGAACGTGCTTGCGCCCGAAAAGGCTGCGAAGAAGTGACGGCGGACGAAAGACAAAGACGCGCGCCGCTCGCCGCCGCCATGTGCGCGTACGGGGAAGAGGGCGCTCTCGCCTTTCATACGCCCGGACACAAGCAGGGACTGGGGGCGCATGCGCTCTTGCGCGAACTTGTGACGGAAGCAGGCCTTCGAGAAGAGGTTTCTCTGATGGAGGAGCTTGACGATCTGCACGAGCCGACGGGCTGCATCGAGGAGGCGCAGGATCTCGCCGCCGCGCTCTATGGAGCGGATGCGGCCTTTTTCGCCGTCAACGGCACGACGGGCGCGATCCATGCGATGTTCGTGGCCGCGCTCTCGCCGGGCGATACCGTGCTTGTGCCGCGCAACGTGCATCGCTCTGTTTTCGGCGGCCTCGTGCTTGCCGACGCGCGTCCCGTCTACATCGAGCCGGTCGTTGACGAGGCGCTTGGCATAGCGCACGGGCTTAGTACGGAGGCTGTGCGCGAGGCGTGCCGCCTGCATCCTGAGGCGAAGGCGCTGCTGCTCGTTTCGCCGACGTATTACGGCGTCGCCTCCGACGTGCGTGCCATCGCCGAGATCGTGCACGAGGCGGGCATGGCGCTCCTCGTCGACGAGGCGCACGGCGCGCATCTCGCGTTCTCTGACGATTTGCCGGAGTCGGCGATCGCGGCGGGCGCCGATCTCGTCGCGCAGAGCACGCACAAGCTCCTCGGCGCGATGACGCAGGCGTCGCTTCTGCTGCTTCGCGAAGGGCGCATCGAAAAAGAGCGCGTGCAGCGGGCGATGAGCCTACTGACATCGACGAGCCCGAACTACCTGCTGCTGGCGTCCCTCGACATCGCCCGCCTGCAGATGGCAGAAGTGGGCGCGGCACATCTCGCTCGCGCCGTGGGGCTCGCACGGAAACTTAGGCGCGAGGTGAATGCGACGCCCGGACTCTTCTCTTTTGGCGAAGAGCGCATGGGAGGCGCGGGAGCATTCGCGCTCGACCCGCTGAAGCTCACGGTGACGGTTACGGGACTCGGCCTGACGGGTGCAGAGGCCGCGCATATCCTGCGCCATGAGCACAAGATCGAGGCGGAGCTCTTTGACGCACAAAACGTGCTCTTCCTCCTCACCTATGCCGATACGGAAGAAAGCGCGGGAAGGCTTTTAGCGGCATTGCGCTCTTTGGCGCAGCGCCGGACGGCGCAAGCGGCGACTGCCGCTGCGGCAGCGATCGCGGTGCCCGATGGCGGGAAAGCGCAGGTCGCCGTGCGCCTTCCCGCCGCGCCTCCCGTGGCAATCCCACCGCGCGAGGCGTTCTATCGCCGCTCTGTCCCTTGCCGCCTGCGCGAGGCGGCGGGGCGCATCGCGGCGGAAACCATCGCCTTCTATCCGCCGGGCATCCCTGTGATCTGCACGGGCGAGGTCTTTACGGCGGAGGTCTGCCGCTACATCGAGGCGATGGCGGCGGCGGGGCTCAAAGTTACGGGCGCGGCGGACGCATCGCTTCGGACGCTGCGCGTGGTCGCGGACGATGCGGAGCAGGAGGAAT is from Selenomonas sputigena ATCC 35185 and encodes:
- the bioF gene encoding 8-amino-7-oxononanoate synthase, with the translated sequence MALYSLKMRAEKNAGKREHVSGAEKILSEEELPEHLAALLSRALHHAKGKADFVNFKVEAIAPEAVEHLPALPVSTVEVETPAEGRRVIIDALENLGLKNGEAILAKFSETYGMRGAMLLDADTLERLEPDAERGLRATYMDAERAAKGASDCKNHFAEAVVLATKVVHAPHIVAEICVSDDPDYVTGYVAAQSFGYRRITKLKEAGSPDGGRIFLYRGSRDGVADTIRYLEKQCVLVRGVPDSPAGNVRPQGMEEMLAEELAAKKARHLCREMHEIDSAQAAHVTVGGAEKLLLASNNYLGLVDHPRLKRAAQEAVERYGCGSGGSRLTTGTLPLHTKLEEELAAFKGTEAALLFDTGYMANVGILSALGQKGAVFFSDELNHASIIDGCRLSRAKTVVYRHSDMQDLEEKLAAHAQCPGVIVSDAVFSMDGDIANLPRILELARKYHVWSMVDEAHSTGVIGATGRGICEHFYLREKPDVLMGTLSKALASEGGYVCGSRLLIDYLKNTSRSFIFSTSQSPANLAAASAALQLLQEEPERVARLQENVRVFCAALAEHGVEARSETAIVPLIVGEESLAVKIAKDLERQGILVSAIRHPTVAKGAARLRVALAATHTEEELKSAAARIASCMRGAC
- a CDS encoding DNA adenine methylase; translation: MYDLAYNTFMMKGATDDDGSAAAMNLKPFLKWAGGKGQLIHEIARYYPFEDSRIKKYAEPFVGGGAILFDILSKYDLEAVYISDVNSELINTYCTIRDHADELIHLLLLMQNEFTALSAEERKICYTEKRARFNDLKMHENKADSKERAALMIFLNRTCFNGLFRVNKKGFFNVPMGAYKNPTICDEANLRAVAEKLRNVTIVCADYRGSADFIDKHTFVYFDPPYRPLTETARFTAYTKDSFDDAAQIALAKFVDDMSTKGAKIVASNSDPKNVNSEDNFFEDIYRAHKIHRVNAVRMINSNADARGKIQELLISNF
- a CDS encoding Na+/H+ antiporter NhaC family protein, translated to MAETAWAVLPPVITIVLALATKEVYMSLIIGIFSGAMLYANFNVLEAILTMFAVMEAKVGANVNILVFLVILGILVAAITRSGATKAYGDWAVRTIQGRRSALAITALLGIVIFIDDYFNCLTVGTVMRPVTDKFKIARTKLAYIIDATAAPVCILAPISSWAAAVGSSLPEGSSIDGFGLFLQTIPINLYAWLTLIFMCFLVWSEKDFSEMGASIRKNEREFYVPPEYADVKEEKIEGRGKIYDLLLPLAVLIAACIYGMLYTGGIHDGLSVAEAFANCDSSKSLVLGSFIAFVFTGLLYLPRRVVSFNDFCTSFILGFKAMSPALFILCLAWTLSGICSDKYLDLGGYVGQLVSANAGVITFLPVIFFLVGAGLAFATGTSWGTFGILIPIAIAIVGTDSPVLALCVAAILSGAVAGDHASPISDTTILASAGAQCHHIDHVSTQIPYVLVVVSVCVVGYIVDGLTMNGWLGLAVALAILAVVMAVVYWKVPVPLKDRSAD
- a CDS encoding TatD family nuclease-associated radical SAM protein, which translates into the protein MLVYMVDHGKYLLPEESLKRRPEEKRGLYVNITNECPCACTFCLRTMKDMPEDMSLWLGGKEPTVEELKAALLAAPWDYVKEVVFCGFGEPTMRLADLIELLRFVKEQHPALPTRVNTNGLSDLVYGRDTAADFAGGILDTVSISLNASNAERYLALTRSEFGIESFEAMLAFAEKMKAYAGHVVLTIVEKVEGAEEIAKCRALCEARGLDLRVRTYEGS
- a CDS encoding fumarylacetoacetate hydrolase family protein, giving the protein MIVKLLNFYAEDGAVHIGASDGEKTVDVSAVGYSWGWQEIFADWEKIRPQIESVLQHAKPLAHGLRFAPAVTAPGKILCVGLNYASHRAEVPFGAPKYPALFSKFNNALNASGGEVLLPTGAKELDYEAELVVIVGKKVKDASEEEAAAAIFGYTAGNDFTARDLQRRTSQWLLGKTPDGFAPLGPYIVPAAEIDVSHLAVRTFVNGEMRQDGRTSDMIFSPAAIVRYISKCMTLDPGDVIFTGTPHGVIFGLPEKERRWLKAGDEVVVKIEGIGELRNRIA
- a CDS encoding YvrJ family protein: MNDLLAAFGSYGFPMAVTAFLLVRIEGKLGALNDSVRELSGIIAKK
- a CDS encoding nitrous oxide-stimulated promoter family protein, which gives rise to MSIFSRFLPKKKQPEIKNNIPKEKANIKKTFGVYCHKEHGTEGDKLCPKCTALLATVLMKMNRCPYGITKPICDRCESPCFSKSQNIEFRKIMTANQKSMLLRHPIMTIKHKLASMGVDYALKERAKKEQQKVEAKEKAAKRREEARSKKKK
- a CDS encoding sensor histidine kinase yields the protein MEQEKSGSEFPRTQIDKLSAKSLDNILKSTVSTIETNKTQIFGIYEAARGEVESSRRTLEDLRELTRQTIEKVDELSAIEQREKKKLAETSSDFNNYSEERIREHYESVKDIQIELSVAREKESQLRAQRDALELRLHGLKEILKTAEHLAICIGSVLSYLSDQINGVVWQIEEAQKSKFIGAQIIKAQEEERLRVSRELHDGPAQDIANLIFQASIIERMVDRDPEEAKRGLQELRQHIRGCLTDMRQIIFDMRPMSLDDLGLEPALRQLISKMRERGMLDASIAVEGEEQKLAKYAEVSIFRIVQESLNNVSRHAGVKKAEVRILYTASALAITVKDEGRGFDPDAEEDAVPSGEEQFDDDRDVNDPILRNAYGQYGLLGMRERAAIIGAELNIISEIGKGTCIHLRMPFRPNVLAPEKAAKK